The Kordia sp. SMS9 genome window below encodes:
- a CDS encoding exo-beta-N-acetylmuramidase NamZ domain-containing protein — protein MVYRFFKNTFLLLLLIGFFTRCDAKKQQTVQNIADTSISSRDKTDNASADVTQNNPMVGANKINELLPKLQNKRVGIVANQTSVVFTSDETYTHLVDSLVTLHVDVKTVFSPEHGFRGKADAGELVKDGKDIKTGLPIISLYGKNKKPYPTQLENVDVVIFDVQDVGVRFYTYISTLHYVMEACAEANIPVIVLDRPNPNGHYVDGPILEKEFKSFIGMHPIPIVHGMTIGEYAQMINGEQWLANKIQCDLTVISVENYTHQTEYSLPIKPSPNLPNDQAINLYPSLCLFEGTPISIGRGTEKQFQVIGTPEYFLKRHLYSFTPKPNFGAKNPKHNGKECNGYNLTKEPRLSELKLKWLLEFYKTHQQYAPKTPFFNKNKFFSKLAGTNKLQQQIEAGMSEAEIKASWQEGLEAFKKTRAKYLIYEL, from the coding sequence ATGGTTTATAGATTTTTCAAAAATACATTTTTATTGTTGTTATTAATTGGATTTTTCACAAGATGTGACGCCAAAAAACAACAAACTGTGCAAAATATTGCAGATACTAGTATTTCTTCTCGTGATAAAACCGATAACGCTTCCGCAGATGTGACGCAGAACAATCCTATGGTAGGCGCCAATAAAATCAACGAACTGCTTCCCAAGTTACAAAACAAGCGTGTGGGCATTGTAGCAAATCAGACAAGTGTCGTTTTTACTTCCGACGAAACCTATACACATTTGGTAGATTCGTTGGTAACACTCCATGTGGATGTGAAAACGGTTTTTTCTCCCGAACACGGTTTTCGCGGCAAAGCAGATGCAGGCGAACTTGTCAAAGATGGAAAAGACATCAAAACTGGATTGCCTATTATTTCTCTGTACGGGAAGAATAAAAAACCCTACCCAACACAGCTTGAAAATGTAGATGTTGTCATTTTTGATGTACAAGATGTCGGCGTGCGTTTTTACACGTACATTTCCACACTGCATTATGTGATGGAAGCCTGTGCCGAAGCGAATATTCCTGTAATTGTGCTCGACAGACCAAATCCGAACGGACATTATGTAGACGGACCTATTTTAGAAAAGGAATTCAAGAGTTTTATAGGAATGCACCCAATTCCGATTGTGCACGGCATGACGATTGGCGAATATGCACAAATGATCAATGGTGAACAATGGCTTGCTAATAAGATACAATGTGATTTGACGGTAATTTCGGTAGAAAACTATACGCATCAAACGGAATATAGTTTGCCGATAAAACCATCGCCAAATTTGCCAAATGATCAAGCGATTAATTTATATCCGAGTTTGTGCTTATTTGAAGGAACACCAATTAGTATAGGACGCGGAACGGAAAAACAATTTCAAGTCATTGGAACGCCCGAATACTTTTTGAAGCGACATTTGTACAGTTTTACGCCAAAGCCAAACTTCGGAGCTAAAAACCCGAAACATAACGGAAAAGAATGCAATGGATACAATTTGACGAAAGAACCGCGTTTGTCGGAACTAAAACTAAAATGGTTGTTAGAGTTTTATAAAACACACCAACAATACGCGCCAAAAACGCCATTTTTCAACAAAAACAAGTTCTTTTCCAAGCTTGCCGGAACTAACAAATTACAGCAACAAATTGAAGCAGGCATGTCCGAAGCTGAAATCAAAGCTAGTTGGCAAGAAGGTTTGGAAGCGTTTAAGAAGACAAGAGCTAAGTATTTGATCTATGAGTTGTAG
- a CDS encoding ABC transporter permease, translating into MSYEFFIAKRIIKAKQYKSSVSATIIKIAIAAIAIGIIMMMVAIATGMGLQKTIQEKVAAFNGHIQISNFDNNNSEVSLMPLEATQDFYPTFTQVDGIKHIQAVATKAGIIRTEKTFEGVLAKGVGNDYDWTAFEDFLTEGRFPNVSEKRENREVLLSAYMARRLELKLGDTFKTLFLKEDTREIPNERTFEIVGIYDSGFQKFDENVMIVDIRHIQRMNKWRNGEVGNFEVFIDDFNSIKDKTEEVYNAIPHNLDTQSVISKFPFIFEWISLFDVNIFLIIGIIIIVGGINMITALLVLILDRTPMIGILKSLGSSDWSIRKIFLYNAAYLIGIGLLWGNIIGISFIWAQHTFGFLKFPNPEQYHTSIIPTHIEVWQVLALNIGTLVLCVLMLLIPSYIITKISPVKAIKFQ; encoded by the coding sequence TTGAGTTACGAGTTTTTTATTGCCAAACGTATTATTAAGGCAAAACAGTATAAAAGTAGTGTATCGGCGACGATTATAAAAATTGCCATTGCAGCAATTGCCATTGGCATTATTATGATGATGGTGGCGATTGCTACGGGAATGGGACTGCAAAAAACGATCCAAGAAAAAGTGGCGGCGTTTAACGGGCACATTCAAATCTCCAATTTTGACAATAATAACTCGGAAGTTTCCTTGATGCCTTTGGAGGCAACACAAGATTTTTATCCAACGTTTACGCAGGTTGATGGCATTAAACATATTCAAGCGGTAGCGACAAAAGCAGGAATTATTCGCACGGAAAAAACGTTTGAAGGTGTGTTGGCAAAAGGTGTTGGAAACGATTACGATTGGACAGCTTTTGAAGATTTTTTAACCGAAGGTCGCTTTCCAAATGTTTCCGAAAAACGTGAAAATAGAGAAGTTTTATTGTCAGCCTACATGGCAAGAAGACTAGAATTGAAGTTGGGCGATACGTTTAAAACGTTATTTCTGAAAGAAGATACGCGCGAAATTCCCAACGAACGCACATTTGAGATTGTGGGAATTTACGATTCGGGTTTTCAAAAGTTTGACGAAAACGTGATGATCGTCGATATTCGTCACATTCAGCGCATGAACAAATGGCGAAATGGCGAAGTAGGGAATTTTGAGGTTTTTATTGATGATTTTAACAGTATCAAAGATAAAACAGAAGAAGTATACAATGCCATTCCGCATAACTTAGACACGCAAAGCGTCATTAGCAAATTTCCTTTTATTTTTGAATGGATTTCTTTGTTTGATGTAAATATCTTTCTCATCATCGGGATCATTATTATTGTTGGTGGCATCAATATGATTACAGCCTTGTTAGTTCTGATTTTAGATAGAACGCCCATGATTGGAATTTTAAAATCGTTGGGAAGCAGCGATTGGAGCATTCGTAAAATCTTTTTGTACAATGCTGCGTATTTGATTGGGATAGGATTGCTTTGGGGAAATATTATTGGTATTTCCTTTATTTGGGCGCAGCATACATTTGGCTTTTTAAAGTTTCCGAATCCAGAGCAATATCACACTTCCATCATTCCAACACATATTGAAGTTTGGCAAGTGTTGGCGCTCAATATTGGCACCTTGGTATTGTGTGTATTGATGCTATTAATACCTTCTTATATCATTACCAAAATATCACCTGTAAAAGCGATAAAGTTTCAGTAA